One genomic window of Salmo salar chromosome ssa12, Ssal_v3.1, whole genome shotgun sequence includes the following:
- the LOC106564810 gene encoding transmembrane protein 121-like, whose protein sequence is MVPPPPANKLHVCLSAVLIMGSMALMDAYLVEQNQGPRKIGVCIMVLVGDICFLIVLRYVAVWVGSEVRTSKRGYAMILWFFYVFVLEIKVYFVYQNYKAEDGKGRSLDGWTGSGSVDGVARKALTLLLSICVPVVYITLVAIDHMEYVRPQKKKEEIRCRLFWVVVDLLDVLDVQANLWEPQRRGLPLWVEGLMFFYCYILLLVLPCVSLSEISMQGVNIVPHKMMLYPILSLVTINIITLFIRGGNMVFYRDSRVSGILMGKNVIAIVLKTCSFVQYRRHLGEVPSPALGVEMQKNCIVHGPKVTMPVPMPMPMPPQVVIQDFTTFPEEMVCVSDTEVEQT, encoded by the coding sequence ATGGTGCCACCACCACCCGCCAACAAGCTTCATGTGTGCTTGTCGGCCGTCTTGATCATGGGCAGCATGGCGCTGATGGACGCCTACTTGGTGGAGCAGAACCAGGGGCCCAGGAAGATCGGTGTGTGCATCATGGTCCTCGTGGGGGACATCTGCTTCCTCATTGTCCTACGCTATGTGGCTGTGTGGGTGGGTTCTGAGGTGCGGACCTCCAAGCGTGGCTACGCCATGATCCTATGGTTCTTCTATGTCTTTGTCCTGGAAATCAAGGTCTACTTCGTCTACCAGAACTACAAGGCCGAGGACGGAAAGGGGAGAAGTTTGGACGGTTGGACTGGCAGCGGCAGCGTGGACGGGGTGGCACGGAAAGCGCTGACATTGCTTCTGTCCATTTGCGTGCCCGTGGTCTACATCACGTTGGTGGCCATCGACCACATGGAGTACGTGCGGCcgcagaagaagaaggaggagatccGGTGTCGACTCTTCTGGGTGGTGGTGGACTTGCTCGACGTCCTGGACGTGCAGGCCAACCTATGGGAGCCTCAGAGGAGAGGGCTCCCCCTATGGGTGGAGGGACTCATGTTCTTCTACTGCTACatcctgctgctggtgctgccgtGCGTGTCGCTGAGTGAGATCAGCATGCAAGGTGTGAACATCGTGCCCCATAAGATGATGCTCTATCCGATTCTCAGCCTGGTGACTATTAACATTATCACTCTCTTCATTCGAGGTGGGAACATGGTTTTCTATAGGGactccagggtgtctgggatactGATGGGTAAAAATGTGATCGCCATTGTTCTCAAGACATGCAGTTTCGTCCAGTATCGGAGGCATCTCGGCGAGGTCCCGTCTCCCGCCCTTGGCGTAGAGATGCAGAAGAATTGCATTGTCCACGGCCCAAAAGTGACTATGCCTGTGCCCATGCCGATGCCCATGCCACCCCAAGTAGTGATTCAAGACTTCACAACGTTTCCcgaagagatggtgtgtgtgagtgacacaGAGGTTGAGCAAACGTGA